A part of Streptomyces sp. NBC_01210 genomic DNA contains:
- a CDS encoding phage tail protein, producing the protein MAEFQINAHRFDPYKNFKFLVLWDGRTVAGISKISPLKRTTEVVKHRHGGDPSSPRKSPGRSEFEGVTLERGVTHDPEFDRWANKVWQVGAGLGSEVSLRDFRKDIIIQVLNEAGQVAVSHKLYRAWVSEYQVLGELDANANAVAIQSVKLECEGWERDYEVEEPVEPSFTHPA; encoded by the coding sequence ATGGCTGAGTTCCAGATAAACGCCCATCGCTTCGACCCGTACAAGAATTTCAAGTTCCTGGTCCTCTGGGACGGTCGAACGGTCGCGGGCATCAGCAAGATCAGTCCTCTGAAGCGCACCACGGAGGTGGTCAAGCACCGCCACGGCGGTGACCCCAGCTCGCCGCGCAAGTCGCCGGGCCGCTCCGAGTTCGAGGGCGTCACGCTCGAGCGCGGTGTCACCCACGACCCGGAGTTCGACCGCTGGGCCAACAAGGTGTGGCAGGTCGGCGCCGGGCTCGGCTCGGAGGTCTCGCTGCGGGACTTCCGCAAGGACATCATCATCCAGGTCCTCAACGAGGCCGGACAGGTCGCCGTCTCGCACAAGCTCTACCGGGCCTGGGTCAGCGAGTACCAGGTGCTCGGTGAGCTGGACGCCAACGCCAACGCGGTCGCCATCCAGAGCGTCAAGCTCGAGTGCGAGGGCTGGGAACGGGACTACGAGGTGGAGGAGCCGGTCGAGCCCTCCTTCACCCATCCGGCCTGA
- a CDS encoding phage tail sheath C-terminal domain-containing protein — MPTHMGYPGVYIEELPSSIRTVASVTTSVTAFVGHTRRGPLNQPVRITSFADFERRFGGLTSQSAVSYAVHQFFGNGGTVAVIVRVAKAGTGEEACVTLNSTEGHSECPVLEVHAKEPGVWGSGLRVAVDHDTPTPDRTFNLQILDARGGARESFTGLSMNSGHGRFVETVVNAGSSLVRVKALDEGRPDPSGTVSKPFAAELPNLNVELKVKIGDVEREFTLYDPDHDDEPPSNVTELALLLERKLRALPDAPGKHAFSGAEVTAFGRRIQVVAGSVDPDDVVRFVGECANDLGLEASVNPPVFPLEGGKDGDPPGPRDLIGSEARKTGVQALRDVDDVNLLALPELSAYESTEDMVTVLSAAEQLCRERRIFLLVDSPSTWGSVDAARAGIGAFEPVRSNHAALYFPHLQLTDPLTGRLRSFPPSGAIAGVVARTDGERGVWKAPAGTEARLAGVRSLTVKLTDRENGLLNPLGVNCLRTFPVVGPLVWGARTLEGADALDSEWKYVPVRRLALHVEESLYRGLQWVVFEPNNEQLWQQIRLKASAYLNDLFRQGAFKGGTPREAYFVKCDKDTTTDADIDAGVVNVVIGIAPVKPAEFVIVKIQQVAGQFDLS, encoded by the coding sequence AGCGTCGCTTCGGCGGACTCACCTCACAGAGCGCTGTCAGCTACGCAGTGCACCAGTTCTTCGGCAACGGCGGCACGGTCGCGGTGATCGTCCGCGTGGCCAAGGCCGGCACCGGCGAGGAAGCCTGCGTCACGCTCAACTCCACCGAGGGGCACAGCGAGTGCCCCGTGCTGGAGGTGCACGCCAAGGAGCCCGGCGTCTGGGGCTCGGGCCTGCGGGTGGCCGTCGACCACGACACCCCGACTCCGGACAGGACGTTCAATCTCCAGATCCTCGACGCGCGCGGCGGGGCCCGCGAGTCCTTCACGGGTCTGTCGATGAACTCCGGCCACGGCCGCTTCGTGGAGACCGTCGTCAACGCGGGCTCCTCGCTCGTCCGCGTGAAGGCTCTGGACGAGGGCCGGCCCGACCCCTCCGGCACTGTCTCCAAGCCCTTCGCGGCCGAACTGCCCAATCTGAACGTCGAGTTGAAGGTCAAGATCGGCGATGTGGAGCGTGAGTTCACGCTCTACGACCCCGACCACGACGACGAGCCGCCGAGCAATGTCACCGAACTCGCCCTCCTGCTGGAGCGCAAGCTGCGCGCGCTGCCGGACGCTCCCGGCAAGCACGCCTTCTCCGGCGCCGAGGTCACCGCCTTCGGCCGGCGCATCCAGGTCGTCGCCGGATCCGTCGACCCCGACGACGTGGTCCGCTTCGTCGGCGAATGCGCCAACGACCTGGGCCTGGAGGCCTCGGTCAACCCGCCCGTCTTCCCGCTGGAGGGCGGCAAGGACGGCGACCCGCCCGGTCCGCGCGACCTCATCGGCAGCGAGGCCCGCAAGACGGGCGTCCAGGCGCTGCGCGACGTGGACGACGTCAACCTGCTGGCTCTGCCCGAGCTTTCGGCGTACGAGTCCACCGAGGACATGGTCACCGTACTGTCGGCGGCCGAGCAGCTCTGCCGGGAGCGGCGGATCTTCCTCCTCGTCGACTCGCCCTCGACCTGGGGCAGCGTGGACGCCGCACGGGCCGGGATCGGCGCTTTCGAACCCGTACGCAGCAACCACGCGGCCCTGTACTTCCCGCATCTGCAGCTCACCGACCCGCTCACCGGACGACTTCGCTCCTTCCCGCCGTCGGGTGCCATCGCCGGCGTCGTCGCCCGCACCGACGGCGAGCGCGGCGTGTGGAAGGCACCGGCCGGAACCGAGGCGCGGCTGGCCGGTGTCCGGTCGCTGACCGTCAAGCTGACCGACCGGGAGAACGGGCTGCTCAACCCGCTGGGCGTGAACTGCCTGCGCACTTTCCCCGTGGTGGGTCCGCTGGTGTGGGGCGCGCGCACGCTCGAGGGCGCGGACGCGCTCGACAGCGAGTGGAAGTACGTGCCGGTGCGCCGGCTCGCCCTGCATGTCGAGGAGAGCCTCTACCGCGGTCTGCAGTGGGTCGTCTTCGAGCCCAACAACGAGCAGCTCTGGCAGCAGATCCGGCTGAAGGCCTCGGCATACCTCAACGACCTGTTCCGGCAGGGTGCGTTCAAGGGCGGCACACCGCGTGAGGCGTACTTCGTCAAATGCGACAAGGACACCACCACCGACGCCGATATCGACGCCGGAGTGGTCAATGTCGTGATCGGCATCGCGCCGGTCAAGCCCGCGGAGTTCGTGATCGTCAAGATCCAGCAGGTCGCCGGGCAGTTCGACCTCTCGTAA
- a CDS encoding T4 family baseplate hub assembly chaperone, giving the protein MTPTGPAELLATWEAGLAQHESGRSLLLHRAARPGAGTDELLSMPVGEREADLFALRRALFGERMQVRVECASCGEAMEFDLDATLLGARTRTPDGPLRVEEDEWVVEFRLPTVADLAAAGAVPDPAAARRLLVARCTVSAVRGGEAVPSERLASLLPERVQQRLAETAADADPAADVTLNVACPECGEATPAELDITSYLWTELDTWARDLMLDVHLLATAYGWNEPEILALSPLRRRYYLELCTDA; this is encoded by the coding sequence ATGACGCCGACGGGGCCGGCCGAGCTGCTCGCCACCTGGGAGGCCGGGCTGGCACAGCACGAATCCGGGAGGTCCCTGCTGCTGCACCGGGCGGCCCGCCCGGGGGCCGGCACCGACGAGTTGCTGTCGATGCCGGTCGGCGAGCGGGAAGCGGACCTGTTCGCGTTGCGCCGGGCGCTGTTCGGCGAGCGCATGCAGGTGCGTGTCGAGTGTGCGTCGTGCGGCGAGGCCATGGAGTTCGACCTCGACGCGACATTGCTGGGCGCCCGGACGCGGACACCGGACGGGCCGCTGCGAGTGGAGGAGGACGAATGGGTGGTGGAGTTCCGGCTGCCCACCGTCGCCGACCTCGCGGCGGCCGGTGCGGTGCCGGATCCGGCGGCGGCCCGTCGGCTGCTCGTGGCGCGCTGCACGGTTTCGGCCGTACGGGGCGGAGAGGCCGTCCCTTCGGAGCGGCTGGCCTCTCTTCTGCCGGAGCGCGTACAGCAGCGGCTCGCCGAAACGGCGGCGGACGCCGACCCGGCGGCCGATGTGACGCTGAACGTCGCCTGCCCCGAGTGCGGTGAGGCCACCCCGGCCGAGCTGGACATCACCTCCTATCTGTGGACCGAACTGGACACCTGGGCACGGGACTTGATGCTCGATGTCCATCTGCTCGCCACCGCCTACGGGTGGAACGAGCCGGAGATTCTGGCGCTCAGCCCGCTGCGGCGTCGTTACTACCTGGAGCTGTGCACAGATGCCTGA
- a CDS encoding DUF4255 domain-containing protein → MSNALAIATVTQALALLIANNLSPEMDIAVKVETRKPPAEPPTDPTIHVFLYQVTPNPSMRNTDLPTRASDGTLLKRPAAALDLHFLISAYGEEAELVGQRLIGCVIRTLHEIPVLPQELIELAAERPYLAGSDLAASAQKVRFTPTVMDIDETSKLWGMLHQTPYTLSVAYQASLVLIEGREKPVPAKPVEQRTVRVLPFGAPGAPVPPGTTPPAEEPARAQDETEAAGAESATAEPGAGKKRAATRTAPSKAAPSRTAPSKNVQSKAGASKAAASKSTVSRPVAKRAAPDSRTGKDSGASADGKES, encoded by the coding sequence ATGAGCAACGCACTCGCCATCGCGACGGTCACCCAGGCACTGGCTCTGCTGATCGCGAACAACCTGAGCCCCGAGATGGACATCGCGGTCAAGGTCGAGACCCGTAAGCCACCGGCCGAGCCGCCGACCGACCCGACCATCCACGTCTTCCTCTACCAGGTCACGCCGAACCCCTCGATGCGCAACACCGACCTGCCGACGCGCGCCTCGGACGGCACGCTGCTCAAGCGACCCGCCGCCGCGCTGGATCTGCACTTTCTGATCAGTGCGTACGGGGAGGAGGCGGAACTGGTCGGGCAGCGACTGATCGGCTGCGTGATCCGGACCCTGCACGAAATCCCGGTCCTGCCACAGGAGTTGATCGAACTCGCCGCGGAACGACCGTATCTGGCGGGCAGCGACCTTGCGGCGTCTGCGCAGAAGGTGCGCTTCACGCCGACGGTGATGGACATCGACGAGACGTCCAAACTGTGGGGGATGCTGCACCAGACTCCGTACACGCTGTCGGTGGCCTATCAGGCGTCGCTGGTCCTGATCGAGGGCCGCGAGAAGCCGGTCCCGGCGAAGCCGGTGGAGCAGCGGACGGTACGGGTGCTGCCGTTCGGGGCACCGGGAGCGCCGGTGCCGCCGGGAACCACGCCGCCGGCCGAGGAGCCGGCGCGTGCCCAGGACGAGACCGAGGCCGCCGGGGCGGAGAGCGCAACCGCTGAACCGGGCGCCGGGAAGAAGCGGGCCGCGACCAGGACGGCACCGTCAAAGGCAGCGCCCTCCAGGACCGCGCCGTCCAAGAACGTCCAGAGCAAGGCCGGTGCGAGCAAGGCCGCGGCGTCCAAGTCCACCGTCTCCAGGCCAGTGGCCAAGCGCGCCGCGCCCGACTCCCGTACCGGCAAGGACTCCGGCGCGAGCGCAGACGGCAAGGAGAGCTGA